The Sagittula stellata E-37 sequence CGACTTCTCGGCTGCTTCCAGAGCCACTGCGGAGAGCTTCTCGCTCATCGTCGCGGTGGTCTTGAAGGCGTCTTCCATTGCCTTGGTGTCAACCGGGAACGAACCCATCATGTCTTTCATCATAGCGGTGAAGTCTTGAGTCTGTGCCATTGTATTCCTCGTCATCTCTGTATTGCTCTGCGGGCCCGCCCCGCGTCTCTGCAACTGAGAAGAATATGCATGCTGCAGCGCAGCATTTCAAGTGTTTTTCTGCGCCGCAGCAAAAATTCGTTCAACTCATTGAATTTGTTTCGCCGCTTTCATCTTCACATAAGTGCCCGGGGCAGGGGCGAGGACCTCGTAGCCAGAATCACCCGGAACGCGTGCGTCCACCTTTTTCCCGGCGCGTTTCTTCAGCCATGCTTCCCAATGCGGCCACCAGGATCCGGTGTGGTGATCGGCGTTGGCCTTCCAGTCATCGAAGGACAGGCTCAGGTCGTCGTTGAGGTAATGACCGTACTTGTCCTTGCCCGGAGGGTTCACGATGCCGGCGATATGGCCGGATTGTCCCAGCACGAAATGCTTGTTCTTCGACCCCATCATCTGCACGCCGCGATAAACGTCGCGCGCAGCCGCGATGTGGTCCGTTTCGGTCGCGATGGACATCAGGGGCACGTCCACGTCGGCCACCGACAGCTTCTCGCCGAACAGTTCGTACTCGCCCATGGCGAACTCATTGCGCTGGCAGAGCGCGCGCAGGTACTGGCGGAACATCTTGCCCGGCAGGTTCGCGCCGTCGCCGTTCCAGTAGAGCAGGTCGAAAGCCGGAGGCGTTTCGCCCATCATGTAGGACTTGATCGCCGGTCCGTAGATCAGGTCGTTCGACCGCAGGAAAGAAAAGGTCCGCGCCATGATGAAATGCGGCAGCATTCCTTCCTGGTCGATCTCCTGCTCGATCCCATCGGCAAAGTCGTTCTGCAGGAAGGGGGTGAACTCTCCCTGGTCGCTGAAGTCTGTCAGGGCGGTGAAGAAGGTCGCCGACTTTATCGACTTGTTCCCGCGTTTCTTCATCAGGGACAACGTTAGCGACAGCGTCGTGCCGGCGATGCAGTAGCCGACGGCGTTGACCTTGTCGACGTCGCAGATGTCCTTGGCGATGTCCATCGCCTTAAGGAACCCTTCCTCGATGTACTCTTCCATCCCGACGTCGCGGTAGCGGCCGTCCGGGTTGATCCAGCTGACCACGAAGAGCGTGTAGCCCTGGTCGACGACCCAGCGGATGAAGGAGTTCTGCGGTTTCAGGTCAAGGATGTAGAACTTGTTGATCCACGGCGGGAACAGCACGATCGGGGTCTCGTGCACCTGATCGGTGGTCGGGCTGTACTGGATCAGCTCCATCATGCGGTTGCGATAGACCACCTCGCCTTTGGCGGTGGCGATGTTCTCGCCGATCTGGAATGCGCTCTCGTCGACCAGCCGCACAAGCATCTCGCCGTTGTTGGCCTCCAGGTCCGCAACGAGGTTCTCCAGCCCCTTCACGAGGCTCTCGCCCTCCGTCTCCACCGCTTTCATCAGGGCATCGGGATTGGTCGCAAGAAAGTTGGTCGGGGCGAACATGTCGATGATCTGCTGGCTGAAGTAGCGCAGGCGCTTCTTCTCCTTGGGGTCCATGTCGTCGATCGACTCGACCGCGTCGCGGATCGCGTCCGCGTTGATGAGGTACTGCTGTTTGACGTAATTGAAGTAGGGATGCTTGTCCCACAAAGGGTTCTTGAACCGCTTGTCGCTGGGGCCGGGGTCTTCCGGCGCGGAGAGCTTTCCCGAAGCGAGCGCCTGCTGCGCCTCGACGAAGTGCGTGACGGTCTTCCCCCAGAAGCCCACCTGCTGCTCGATCAGCTTGGCGGGGTTGGTCACCCATTCCTGCATGTAGGCCTGTGCGGCCTTGACGTACAGGGAACTGTCCGGCCCGTTCAGTGCGTCCGGGGTGGGATGGCGCCGTGTCAAAGCGGCCACCATGCGCTTCGACAGCTCTTCGACCTTCTTGAGGTTCTCTTCGAGCCGTTCTCTATCTTTCCCTGCGGCAACAGTGTTCGTTGTCATTTAAGGAATTCCCCCCTATCTTCGCGAACGCAGAAATACCGTCGCCGGGGTCGGGGGGCAAAGCGACGAAATGGCTCGGGTCCGACCGCCGACGTGGTTGCGTCGACCCCCATGATAATAGGAGTGGCTGTCATGCGCTACATGGCGACGTACGATCTGATGGAAACGATGCGCAATACCAGCCAATGGCTTGGGGCCACGGCGCGCACGATGGCATCCTACCCAGCGATGGCGCTGACCCCGAATCCGATGATCCAGTGGATGGCCGCATGGGGCGAGGTGACCGAGCGCACCTACGAACGCATGGTGGTCAAGCCTGACTGGGGCATCCGCACCTTCACCTGCGAAGACGGCAAGGATCACCT is a genomic window containing:
- a CDS encoding PHA/PHB synthase family protein, encoding MTTNTVAAGKDRERLEENLKKVEELSKRMVAALTRRHPTPDALNGPDSSLYVKAAQAYMQEWVTNPAKLIEQQVGFWGKTVTHFVEAQQALASGKLSAPEDPGPSDKRFKNPLWDKHPYFNYVKQQYLINADAIRDAVESIDDMDPKEKKRLRYFSQQIIDMFAPTNFLATNPDALMKAVETEGESLVKGLENLVADLEANNGEMLVRLVDESAFQIGENIATAKGEVVYRNRMMELIQYSPTTDQVHETPIVLFPPWINKFYILDLKPQNSFIRWVVDQGYTLFVVSWINPDGRYRDVGMEEYIEEGFLKAMDIAKDICDVDKVNAVGYCIAGTTLSLTLSLMKKRGNKSIKSATFFTALTDFSDQGEFTPFLQNDFADGIEQEIDQEGMLPHFIMARTFSFLRSNDLIYGPAIKSYMMGETPPAFDLLYWNGDGANLPGKMFRQYLRALCQRNEFAMGEYELFGEKLSVADVDVPLMSIATETDHIAAARDVYRGVQMMGSKNKHFVLGQSGHIAGIVNPPGKDKYGHYLNDDLSLSFDDWKANADHHTGSWWPHWEAWLKKRAGKKVDARVPGDSGYEVLAPAPGTYVKMKAAKQIQ